The Borreliella andersonii genome has a segment encoding these proteins:
- a CDS encoding VWA domain-containing protein: MKKIFLFLFASFYLFGFEDSSLKIGIDDVYVEAHEEGFHLFIRKKPAIKSVILTESFEIPDKKKDVATYSFRTLSYNKINGDEIRILNGRVIKNKELLSLTSSTPVPNKKFGEAFHILIPKKLKYGFPNFSTRSGEIDLEILKSKKEPFWFSIRSFEKKYNDYLGRYQDNAYELLFKDDQNQGKIEFNELKDTFTKFSDEVVIANNGIDIVNKINKILKNSEDSVYDLDLVLVVDVTDSMKSNIEILKEHLFSIIEPQLQKFKSYRIGLVFYKDYLEDFLTKAFDFNTIPYLNNILKYVNVGGGGDYPEAVFEGIDAAVTQFDWRAERRFIIVIGDSPPHEYPRGSVVYKDVINSAKEKDITIYGIIF, translated from the coding sequence ATGAAGAAAATTTTTTTATTTCTTTTTGCTAGCTTTTATTTGTTTGGATTTGAAGATAGTTCTTTGAAAATAGGTATTGATGATGTTTATGTTGAGGCTCATGAAGAAGGATTTCATCTTTTTATTAGAAAAAAACCTGCAATCAAATCGGTAATATTGACGGAGTCTTTTGAAATTCCTGATAAGAAAAAAGATGTAGCCACTTATTCATTTCGTACATTAAGTTATAATAAGATTAATGGAGATGAAATTCGGATTTTAAATGGAAGAGTTATTAAGAATAAAGAGCTTTTATCGTTGACATCTTCCACTCCTGTTCCTAATAAAAAGTTTGGAGAAGCTTTTCATATATTGATTCCAAAAAAATTAAAATATGGATTTCCAAATTTTTCAACAAGAAGTGGTGAGATTGACTTAGAAATATTAAAAAGCAAAAAAGAGCCCTTTTGGTTTTCTATAAGATCTTTTGAAAAAAAATATAATGATTATTTGGGCAGGTATCAAGACAATGCTTATGAATTGCTTTTCAAGGATGACCAAAATCAAGGTAAAATTGAATTTAATGAATTAAAAGATACTTTTACAAAATTTTCGGATGAGGTTGTTATTGCCAATAATGGCATTGATATTGTTAATAAAATAAATAAAATTTTGAAAAACTCGGAAGATTCAGTTTATGATTTAGATTTAGTGCTTGTTGTTGACGTTACTGACAGTATGAAAAGCAATATTGAGATTCTAAAAGAGCATTTGTTTTCAATAATAGAACCTCAACTTCAAAAATTTAAATCCTACAGAATAGGTCTTGTTTTTTATAAAGACTATCTTGAAGATTTTTTAACCAAAGCTTTTGATTTTAATACTATTCCTTATTTAAATAACATTCTTAAGTATGTTAATGTTGGTGGTGGCGGGGATTATCCAGAAGCTGTGTTTGAGGGCATTGATGCTGCTGTGACTCAGTTTGATTGGCGGGCAGAAAGAAGATTTATTATTGTTATAGGAGATTCACCCCCTCACGAGTATCCAAGAGGGTCTGTTGTTTATAAAGATGTTATCAATTCTGCAAAGGAAAAAGACATTACAATTTATGGAATAATATTCTAG
- a CDS encoding LysM peptidoglycan-binding domain-containing protein, whose translation MNIKNKLISLLQIAVAISFIACKTPPESRESKNAKIAQPDNKNFKLRDIKDVKNELIRERGHLFYSKEFNEAEKLEEAMKQSFSKKQAIEGNEIALKVLERYKTIIKETREKKEKTNYLKENIEKYLNDAEANEAYIWIPLEIDEVNNLYFEATRKYKNYDLDNALDMYSKAFNRAQQAAKNAKEAKALKETDERMYKQLKALEAASNLPIYSNNKLIKPSPWNGRAFIKERNSHLNLLNTNKNTYLLGEAEASIPIVLAFEEKVEIAKNSKLQEQFKTLELIEQSRTLWEKGVEAKHVKNFRLANELFLESARYLQAYQSNASSELYVIKIGNTLWGISKKLYNDPYLWPKIWFANRQKIQNPDLIHSNWKIIIPAK comes from the coding sequence ATGAATATAAAGAATAAATTAATATCGCTGCTGCAAATTGCAGTAGCCATCTCTTTTATTGCATGCAAAACGCCTCCAGAATCAAGAGAGAGTAAAAATGCCAAAATTGCACAACCAGATAATAAAAATTTTAAATTAAGAGATATAAAAGACGTTAAAAATGAACTAATAAGAGAACGGGGGCATCTTTTTTATTCAAAAGAATTTAATGAAGCTGAAAAACTAGAAGAAGCAATGAAACAAAGCTTTTCTAAAAAACAAGCAATAGAGGGGAATGAAATTGCACTAAAAGTACTTGAAAGATATAAAACAATAATAAAAGAAACGAGGGAAAAAAAAGAAAAAACAAACTACCTTAAAGAAAATATTGAAAAGTATCTAAACGATGCAGAAGCAAATGAGGCATATATATGGATTCCGCTGGAAATTGACGAAGTAAATAACTTGTATTTTGAAGCAACAAGAAAATATAAAAATTACGATCTTGATAATGCCCTTGACATGTATAGCAAGGCCTTTAACAGAGCACAACAAGCAGCAAAAAATGCTAAAGAAGCTAAGGCTTTAAAAGAAACTGACGAGAGAATGTACAAACAGTTAAAAGCACTTGAAGCAGCTTCCAACTTGCCAATTTATAGCAATAATAAGCTTATAAAGCCATCTCCATGGAATGGCAGAGCATTCATTAAAGAAAGAAACAGTCACTTAAACCTTTTAAATACCAATAAAAACACTTATCTTCTTGGAGAAGCAGAAGCTTCTATTCCAATAGTACTCGCATTCGAAGAAAAGGTAGAAATAGCAAAAAACTCCAAACTTCAAGAACAATTCAAAACACTAGAACTTATTGAACAATCAAGAACATTGTGGGAAAAAGGGGTTGAAGCTAAACATGTAAAAAACTTTAGACTTGCCAATGAATTATTTTTAGAATCTGCAAGATACCTTCAAGCCTATCAAAGCAATGCAAGCAGTGAGCTTTATGTAATAAAAATAGGCAATACCTTATGGGGAATTTCTAAAAAATTATACAACGATCCTTACTTATGGCCAAAAATTTGGTTTGCCAATAGACAAAAAATACAAAATCCAGATCTAATTCATTCTAACTGGAAAATAATAATTCCTGCCAAATAG
- the bamD gene encoding outer membrane protein assembly factor BamD, with the protein MKKLILLSLIFISCYTINLEKLTKETPYGVYLREAQKAVNVNDYNSALKAYEKMIQNFTHNPNIVATGKYEIAFIYYATNKTEKAKKIFEELVENNMKMPKWIKPLAKKILNKIENNKKY; encoded by the coding sequence ATGAAAAAGCTAATATTACTAAGCTTAATATTTATTTCTTGCTATACGATTAACTTAGAAAAATTGACAAAAGAAACTCCTTATGGAGTTTATCTAAGAGAGGCTCAAAAAGCTGTCAATGTTAATGATTATAACTCTGCTTTAAAAGCATACGAAAAAATGATTCAGAATTTCACTCATAATCCCAATATAGTTGCTACTGGCAAATATGAAATTGCATTCATATACTATGCAACAAACAAAACAGAAAAAGCAAAAAAAATCTTTGAAGAGTTAGTAGAAAATAATATGAAAATGCCTAAATGGATTAAACCTTTAGCTAAAAAAATATTAAATAAAATAGAAAATAATAAAAAATACTAA